Proteins from one Mugil cephalus isolate CIBA_MC_2020 chromosome 15, CIBA_Mcephalus_1.1, whole genome shotgun sequence genomic window:
- the LOC125020765 gene encoding cilia- and flagella-associated protein 54-like isoform X2: protein MIFKRAVYEARRRPKLMFRIKTKSTLKDIPNVPWPRTPTERMLVGLFDCSAGQFLGILEALWDSTTRPLQMKMPDDPELVEVFLELLSAGITILSGVTSTEEKKCEDRPCLSPIVLTPTSNLLDLAVAGENKIPIISAVRFIKLLFQYKQLDTFGELAREMLQVLPSVEGLTFRKPERELTLLYNYKLLLSSQRNIPLEDNMNGDRHKSSFSISDELTTLVDNLYKSVCGCTYEMQPDGDLVVDIVLFLWGKVKVMLQRDQLQTHITHDSKKVDNYDTWVWCLTMLCEVAWACDLANVDCITTAEMFLTLGIVLESAAVHERDQDDVKLSSFSLLESSGTEVLQKVCEVVNRGQEALAKGVATLLPQDCSALTNSAVIQKFHPLAASTCPSASVERNEEDESGKEKEELEGRAELDSVSNSRHTQSTYMFLLAKDLYQELDIIHHRASLKLLQMNAVSESELLDRIKRNRVSKALFLIQKALLVYNDMGPNDSSQTESLLEEASILLEKAGIEERKMYMSTSSRIEVENRGMKEGEVNPPPPPILMSHEAHSFTFATAPYNSKEQVCWYQLCGRVAEGITQKVRLGDCSLPGTGDMVPAVSGDCVLRVTGLEPNLKYVFAVAAYNNQGKLLGNTIGRSTLPLLTCMSVPLLSAWASLAEVAFQMEQYAIAKRACRELWSHFTYPNCESCGTQDRHTTTGLHKETLQYYSPYLCQLFHTSIFIETEINIQQRSLCCHSISDNGPFVWEQEARLAECERMLVAMDSAMCLNDGSAAVQSVVSCYSLLAPLIFYQIPCEPVVQVLKKCLIVLEVNSTLLKQRWTGRIAKSLMHMVACITYYLSKALHVLHNHQMAAAVMDCGHRLLQEVSDAQRQVGRLSNQTKSCKTVAQAAVKRETDLLLKALYRTNKKRTLSEAATATDNEISRPLTGCEDPNLLFDLIASSTLKDAYQCVMKFRGKPFFIEYAALLLQRTMDDGHPDLVINWGQSMFHYLSRRDEVIGQSGKYVEGNNHSKRKGSVHTLKGNELPQKKNTHSQDEARKKLKQKTPTNRELQIMENLLNKMSAVVQCYKKRRQLRNMSHEERLWRSHLNYITAQAHLTILHQGLDQLHGEALQQRYSQCNPLCFSLAYSGVLVWRNLQQQHLFKYEVALERDSSLKIHVMAARKAKNQTKAVQIDDSVTEDSFEDEEDSSQPVEQQMETQRGTAALLLYSLNKATLHLRRAMVLAHRGSHWTTLQYLCQTMWDQSCRITLLVQRTAQIETPSALTAGQLHSIFTPLLLLATDLCMDMLNKLGLWSLYDNDLSEEKLESRLHYSAPLDDSTHVDLRWIRTLVFHTLERLHDSGKWENLAHLAILFNSYTRERYALIVTPLLVHAQRRLLERISYFGGPAVPQPHHVKTQKITGQEVTYKSYAGSHMLSAWTAQQGQQPIHRKTALMTSIHQETNELKGAEMQRSMSLVCVPLDVEDTLTCHRQALEKRPYCLQIFQHSRSLLVLLLAHTQPRFVTQLQYSQNRGHSHSESLVDFSPLVMSPPNLQPSDMKEEDYSTPNAIYGIPISPENMPRVAAAYSTTIKYLQANSHDSLRVLALHEMGNLQFYNGNTRAAHSSWKKAVDCALQTSEVLKKWDGMSIEGGSLQQTLKQAGTWGCLQAAVLTAKIAQYILSFDISKRTKSCLLSAHLFKCVLYCSMAQPQIDLEYASHNIRDELLLGVDLFSEPQRLQLSTTVTSLTFICHWLFSSGYYITLLPILALYLHFVGTVCRDVQRTVGGKILKIRVLTELHLYTEAVKETVELTQGSGVFFPYGQYITKANPQPVKTFYSNKSLLDNVEALEELVNCDFTPEVRTLYGLTLCVRFNLARIQLFLALSDTVHGLPAPGEACGSVTNSLVKSKQHEQDSSYPKTDGPKVFIVDIEKESLTPECVKLLLLEEASFLLHSISQQLTSLSCNNMEDLELRVESNLLKANLYLQQGHATLSSEMAVSSLVLLQTLAFNDTKGCSEENTLDGDCPRAVEAFERIGVSLWLRCRLALVHSLAAHIRDSAALFPGKNLNEVAAQVLQEAIDECVLWGDVDYQALFMLKCAELEALRGKTDDCMAMLQEAVSLLSGRTCMPPGSHVTLIRATLMLSDLRGEQDTILLQLAQKLLKKQLDVFGESVVLIDGKICFSPPGPRNIYLPFFNILNQNTSQIGTVRDLWSSGSPPNPCDDR, encoded by the exons ATGATTTTCAAGCGGGCGGTGTATGAGGCCAGAAGGAGACCCAAACTCATGTTCAGAATCAAAACCAAAAGCACGCTGAAGGACATACCCAAT GTACCATGGCCTCGTACCCCAACAGAGCGCATGCTAGTAGGCCTGTTTGATTGCAGTGCAGGACAGTTCTTAGGCATTTTGGAGGCACTTTGGGACAGCACCACACGCCCACTACAGATGAAGATGCCAGATGATCCAGAGCTAGTGGAGGTTTTCCTTGAACTCCTTTCTGCTGGCATCACTATATTATCTG GAGTCACAAGCACTGAAGAGAAAAAGTGTGAGGACAGGCCATGCCTCTCTCCTATTGTATTGACACCAACATCAAATCTGTTGGATTTAGCCGTTGCAG gagaaaacaaaatacccatcatctctgcagtgagGTTCATCAAGCTCTTGTTTCAGTATAAACAGCTTGATACATTTGGTGAACTTGCCAGAGAGATGCTGCAGGTTCTGCCT AGTGTGGAAGGTCTGACTTTCAGGAAGCCTGAGCGAGAACTTACTTTGCTGTACAATTATAAACTTTTGCTGTCATCTCAGAGGAACATTCCTTTGGAGGACAATATGAATGGTG acagacacaagtCTTCGTTCTCCATAAGTGATGAGCTCACTACTTTGGTAGACAACTTGTACAAGTCTGTTTGTGGTTGTACTTAT GAGATGCAGCCAGATGGGGATCTGGTGGTAGatattgtgttatttctgtGGGGTAAGGTGAAGGTGATGCTGCAGAGGGATCagctacaaacacacattacacatgaCTCAAAGAAGGTGGATAATTATGATACG TGGGTGTGGTGCCTGACTATGCTGTGTGAAGTGGCCTGGGCTTGTGATCTAGCAAATGTTGACTGTATAACAACGGCTGAAATGTTCCTTACACTGGGGATAGTGCTAGAGAGCGCAG CAGTTCATGAAAGAGACCAGGATGATGTGAAACTaagctctttctctcttcttgaG AGTTCAGGTACTGAGGTACTTCAGAAGGTGTGTGAGGTGGTGAACAGGGGTCAGGAAGCTTTGGCAAAAGGTGTAGCTACACTGTTGCCCCAAGATTGCTCAGCTCTCACAAACTCTGCTGTCATACAG AAATTCCATCCATTGGCTGCGTCTACATGTCCTTCAGCATCAGTAGAGCgaaatgaagaagatgaaagcgggaaggaaaaagaagaactggaggGTAGGGCAGAATTAGATTCTGTCAGCAATAGTCGACATACTCAGTCTACATATATGTTTCTGCTGGCCAAAGACCTTTATCAAGAGCTGGACATCATCCACCACAGGGCTTCACTCAAGCTACTGCAGATGAATGCAG ttTCAGAGTCTGAACTTTTGGATCGTATCAAAAGGAACAGGGTGTCCAAAGCTCTTTTTCTTATCCAAAAAGCCTTGCTGGTGTACAACGACATGGGACCAAATGACAGCAGCCAAACTGAAAGTCTCCTAGAG GAGGCCTCCATCCTGCTTGAAAAAGCAGGGATTGAAGAGAGAAAGATGTACATGTCCACCTCTTCTAGGATTGAGGTGGAAAACAGAGGAATGAAGGAGGGCGAAGTaaacccacctcctcctccaatcTTAATGTCACATGAAGCCCACTCCTTCACTTTTGCCACAGCACCTTATAACTCGAAGGAACAG GTGTGTTGGTACCAGCTTTGTGGTCGAGTAGCTGAGGGCATAACCCAGAAAGTCCGCCTTGGAGACTGCAGCCTGCCAGGAACTGGAGATATG GTACCAGCAGTATCTGGTGACTGTGTACTGAGGGTAACGGGCCTGGAGCCCAACCTGAAGTATGTGTTTGCTGTAGCAGCCTACAACAACCAGGGAAAGCTATTAGGCAACACTATAGGAAGGTCCACATTGCCCCTGCTGACATGCATGTCTGTACCACTTCTCTCAGCATGGGCTTCCTTGGCTGAG GTTGCATTTCAAATGGAACAGTATGCTATAGCCAAGAGAGCCTGCAGGGAGCTATGGAGCCACTTTACCTATCCCAACTGCGAGTCCTGCGGCACACAGGACAGACATACTACTACAGG ACTGCATAAAGAAACCCTACAATACTACTCTCCTTACCTATGCCAGTTGTTCCACACTTCCATCTTCATCGAAACAGAGATCAACATTCAGCAGAGATCACTTTGTTGTCACTCAATCTCTGATAATGGACCATTTGTTTGGGAACAG GAAGCCAGACTGGCAGAATGCGAGCGAATGCTGGTGGCCATGGACAGTGCAATGTGTTTGAATGATGGTAGCGCTGCTGTGCAATCTGTAGTTAGCTGCTATAGCCTCTTGGCACCTCTAATCTTCTATCAGATCCCCTGCGAGCCTGTGGTGCAA GTGCTAAAAAAATGCTTGATAGTTTTGGAGGTAAATTCAACTCTCCTCAAACAGAGATGGACTGGACGCATTGCAAAGTCATTAATGCACATGGTAGCATGCATTACCTACTACCTCTCAAAG GCATTACATGTGCTACACAATCATCAGATGGCTGCAGCAGTGATGGACTGCGGTCACAGGCTACTGCAGGAGGTCTCTGATGCCCAGCGGCAAGTCGGTAGACTCTCCAATCAAACTAAGAGT tGTAAAACAGTAGCGCAAGCTGCAGTCAAGAGAGAAACAGACTTACTACTAAAGGCACTGTAtaggacaaacaaaaaaagaacccTATCTGAAGCAGCCACCGCCACAGACAATG AGATTTCACGCCCACTGACTGGCTGTGAGGATCCTAATTTACTGTTTGATCTGATCGCCAGCAGCACATTAAAGGACGCCTACCAATGTG TGATGAAGTTCAGAGGCAAGCCGTTTTTTATTGAATATGCAGCTCTTCTACTCCAGAGGACCATGGACGATGGCCATCCGGACCTTGTCATAAACTGGGGTCAAAGCATGTTTCATTATCTTTCCAG GCGTGATGAAGTGATTGGACAATCTGGAAAATATGTGGAGGGGAATAATCATAGTAAAAGAAAAGGCAGTGTTCACACtctgaaaggaaatgaactCCCCCAG aaaaagaacacacattcacaagatgaagcaagaaaaaaactaaagcagaaaacaccAACTAACAG GGAGCTGCAGATTATGGAGAACCTGCTAAACAAAATGTCGGCTGTGGTGCAATGCTACAAGAAGCGGCGTCAGCTGAGGAACATGTCCCACGAAGAGAGACTGTGGAGGTCTCACCTCAACTACATCACGGCCCAGGCACATTTGACAATACTTCATCAGGGCCTGGACCAGCTACATGGAGAAGCCCTCCAGCAAAG GTACAGCCAGTGTAATcccttgtgtttctctctggcCTACTCTGGTGTCCTGGTGTGGAGGAACTTGCAGCAACAGcatctgtttaaatatgaaGTTGCATTAGAGCGGGATTCCTCTCTCAAGATTCATGTAATGGCTGCACGCAAAGCCAAGAACCAAACAAAAG CAGTACAAATCGATGACTCTGTCACAGAGGACAGTTTTGAGGACGAAGAAGACTCCTCTCAACCTGTGGAACAGCAAATGGAGACGCAAAGAGGCACTGCTGCTTTGTTGCTGTATTCACTAAACAAAGCAACTTTACATCTTCGCAGAGCCATG GTATTGGCCCATCGTGGCAGCCACTGGACCACTCTGCAGTATTTGTGTCAGACTATGTGGGACCAGAGCTGCAGAATCACTCTCCTAGTACAGAGAACTGCTCAAATTGAAACTCCTTCTGCCCTCACAGCAGGCCAGCTACACTCCATCTTCACCCcgctactgctgctggctactGACCTATGCATGGATATGCTGAACAAACTTGGG CTGTGGAGTTTGTATGATAATGATTTGAGTGAGGAGAAACTCGAATCCAGGCTGCACTACTCAGCACCACTCGATGACAGCACCCACGTGGACCTGCGCTGGATCCGCACCTTGGTGTTTCACACTCTGGAGCGTCTTCATGACAGTGGCAAATGGGAAAACTTGGCCCACTTGGCCATTCTTTTCAACTCATATACTCG TGAACGTTACGCCCTGATAGTAACTCCTCTATTAGTCCACGCTCAAAGGAGGTTGCTTGAAAGGATTAGTTATTTTGGGGGGCCTGCTGTCCCACAACCTCACCATGTCAAGACACAGAAGATCACCGGCCAAGAG GTAACCTACAAAAGTTATGCAGGCTCCCATATGCTCAGTGCATGGACTGCTCAGCAAGGACAACAACCtattcacagaaaaacagcactCATGACCTCCATTCATCAAGAAACAAATGAACTGAAAG GTGCAGAGATGCAGCGCTCCATGTCCCTTGTATGCGTTCCTCTGGATGTGGAAGACACACTCACCTGCCATCGTCAAGCTCTTGAGAAAAGACCATATTGCCTTCAGATCTTCCAGCACAGTCGCTCACTACTCGTGCTGCTtctggcacacacacaacccc GTTTTGTGACACAGCTGCAGTACAGTCAGAACAGAGGTCACAGCCATTCTGAAAGCCTGGTGGATTTCAGTCCACTTGTTATGTCCCCTCCAAACCTCCAACCATCTGACATGAAAGAAGAGGACTACAGTACTCCAAATGCTATCTACGGAATTCCTATTAGCCCTGAAAACATGCCCAGGGTCGCTGCTGCATATTCCACCACCATAA AGTATCTCCAGGCTAACAGTCATGACTCCCTTAGAGTTTTGGCTCTGCATGAAATGGGAAACCTGCAGTTCTACAATGGAAACACTCG GGCAGCACACTCATCCTGGAAAAAAGCTGTGGATTGTGCCTTACAGACCTCAGAGGTTCTAAAGAAATGGGATGGCATGTCCATTGAGGGTGGTTCCCTGCAGCAAACACTAAAACAGGCTGGTACTTGGGGTTGTCTGCAGGCTGCTGTCCTCACTGCTAAGATAGCACA atatattttatcttttgatATCAGCAAACGAACCAAGAGCTGCCTCCTATCTGCTCACCTCTTTAAG TGTGTGCTTTACTGCTCCATGGCTCAACCCCAGATCGATCTCGAGTATGCCTCCCACAACATCAGAGATGAGTTACTACTTGGGGTTGACCTTTTCTCTGAACCCCAGAGGCTTCAGCTCAGCACAACTGTAACAAGCCTAACCTTCATTTGCCACTGGCTTTTCAGCTCGGGCTACTACATCACg CTACTGCCAATACTAGCCCTTTACCTACATTTTGTGGGAACTGTGTGCAGAGATGTGCAGCGCACTGTAGGGGGAAAAATACTGAAG ATCCGTGTCCTTACTGAGCTGCATCTATACACTGAAGCTGTTAAAGAGACAGTAGAGCTAACACAAGGATCAGGGGTCTTTTTTCCATATGGACAATATATCACAAAGGCCAATCCTCAA CCTGTGAAGACTTTCTACAGCAACAAGTCTCTTCTGGACAATGTGGAG GCTTTGGAAGAACTCGTGAACTGTGATTTTACCCCGGAGGTACGAACACTGTATGGACTCACACTTTGTGTCAGATTCAACCTCGCTCGTATTCAACTCTTCCTGGCACTCAGTGACACTGTACATGGCCTTCCTGCGCCAG GAGAAGCCTGTGGCAGCGTAACAAACAGTTTGGTGAAgtcaaaacaacatgaacaggACAGTTCCTACCCAAAGACAGATGGGCCAAAAGTTTTCATTGTTGATATTGAAAAGGAGAGTCTTACCCCAGAATGTGTTAAG TTGCTTTTGCTAGAAGAAGCATCCTTCTTGCTGCACTCCATTTCGCAGCAGCTCACATCCCTTTCCTGTAACAATATGGAGGACCTTGAACTGAGAGTAGAATCTAATCTTCTTAAAGCTAACCTCTACCTCCAGCAGGGACATGCAACACTTAG CTCAGAGATGGCAGTTTCATCTTTGGTCCTGCTGCAGACGTTGGCTTTCAAT GACACTAAAGGCTGCAGTGAGGAAAACACCCTGGATGGAGATTGTCCCAGAGCAGTTGAGGCCTTTGAGAGAATTGGAGTTTCTCTGTGGCTGCGCTGCCGCCTGGCTCTGGTACATAGCCTTGCTGCCCACATCCGTGACTCTGCTGCTCTTTTCCCAG GTAAGAACCTTAATGAAGTGGCAGCTCAGGTGTTACAGGAGGCTATTGATGAATGTGTCCTCTGGGGAGACGTCGATTATCAGGCCCTGTTCATGCTCAAATGTGCTGAATTGGAAGCCCTGAGAGGCAAGACTGATGACTGCATGGCAATGCTgcag GAAGCAGTGAGCCTGCTCTCTGGAAGGACATGCATGCCACCAGGGTCCCATGTGACTCTGATTCGGGCTACTTTGATGCTCAGTGACTTGAGAGGAGAACAAGACACCATACTTCTTCAACTGGCACAAAAACTATTGAAAAAGCAG CTCGATGTTTTCGGTGAGAGTGTGGTGTTGATTGATGGAAAAATATGTTTCTCTCCTCCTGGACCCAGAAACATTTACCTCCCTTTCTTCAACATACTGAACCAGAACACTTCACAAATAG GAACAGTCAGGGACCTATGGAGTTCAGGCAGTCCTCCCAATCCCTGTGATGACAGGTAA